In Carya illinoinensis cultivar Pawnee chromosome 7, C.illinoinensisPawnee_v1, whole genome shotgun sequence, the following are encoded in one genomic region:
- the LOC122314999 gene encoding uncharacterized protein LOC122314999: MASYEIDSVKVEKANALKRYNRQRNLRWIFEICAALTFVLSISATLVPVAVETARNSLRRFIAIFDCTLYVLLLVMIIILILSIYAYYPGERDSTSDVYEEFIEHNDSSRRFAPGEEPPTQEETFRDKHIVCSDNAVSPVHEEDRIVSLVSKPSVSPIQSERVSAVSEKALCKSRYRRTISEKFEKRIEERSRRVLRRSGTEICRKLVISGEESSRRSEESKEERKKESTFALAIQKY; encoded by the exons ATGGCTTCGTACGAAATTGATAGCGTCAAGGTTGAGAAAGCCAATGCTTTGAAAAGGTATAATCGGCAGCGAAACCTTAGGTGGATTTTCGAAATTTGTGCTGCTCTGACGTTTGTGCTTTCGATATCCGCTACCTTGGTTCCCGTTGCAGTGGAAACAGCCCGCAATTCTCTCCGGCGATTCATCGCCATATTTGATTGCACTTTATACGTCCTCCTTCTTGTCATGatcattattcttattttaagcATATACGCCTACTACCCCGGCGAAAGGGACTCTACGTCCGATGTCTACGAAGAGTTCATCGAACACAATGACTCTAGCAGGAGGTTCGCCCCTGGCGAGGAGCCACCGACGCAGGAAGAGACCTTTCGTGACAAGCACATCGTTTGCTCCGACAATGCTGTCTCTCCGGTTCATGAGGAAGATCGCATAGTTTCTCTTGTCAGCAAGCCTTCGGTCTCTCCAATTCAGTCGGAGAGAGTTTCTGCGGTCAGTGAGAAGGCTTTGTGTAAAAGTCGATATCGGAGGACTATATCCGAGAAATTCGAGAAACGAATTGAGGAGAGGTCTCGACGAGTGTTACGGCGATCAGGGACGGAGATATGCAGGAAATTGGTGATTTCCGGTGAAGAATCATCAAGAAGATC ggAAGAGAGTAAGGAAGAACGGAAAAAAGAGTCGACTTTTGCCCTCGCCATCCAGAAGTACTGA